In Methanobacteriales archaeon HGW-Methanobacteriales-1, the following are encoded in one genomic region:
- a CDS encoding DNA lyase: MEFILNPQEFKGPCNLSLTITSGQTSQPAWKEKNGVFQELVLIENNPCLLKVAQRDDSIITNTESPNKISEAAIKQKINHIFNLGFDLNHFYDFLREDPNLEPTIDFCGGMRLFMAHNPFECIISSISSANCSIVRWSRSIRDIKSKWGQEYLSGLEKFYTFPSSQIISQLPEHDLEEMQRCEDHLSEDFEFNNNLQSCGVGYRAKYIIKAAEMIQNEINLDKLAKMSYENAFETILELPGVGPKVADCILLYGFGMGEAFPVDVWIKRIVCHLYFNGKDISVPKIREFGMEEFGGYAGYTQLYLFHYARKSGLLDKLKPSKK; encoded by the coding sequence ATGGAATTCATACTTAATCCCCAGGAATTTAAAGGCCCTTGTAACCTTTCATTAACTATAACTAGTGGTCAAACTTCTCAACCTGCATGGAAAGAGAAAAATGGGGTTTTTCAGGAACTGGTTTTAATTGAAAATAACCCATGTCTTTTAAAAGTGGCCCAAAGGGATGATTCAATAATAACTAATACGGAATCGCCTAATAAAATTTCAGAAGCTGCTATAAAACAAAAAATTAACCATATATTCAACCTTGGATTTGATTTAAATCATTTCTATGATTTTTTAAGAGAGGATCCTAACTTGGAACCTACCATTGATTTTTGTGGTGGAATGAGATTATTCATGGCTCATAATCCTTTTGAATGCATAATTTCATCAATATCTTCAGCTAATTGCTCAATTGTGAGGTGGAGCCGTTCTATACGAGATATAAAGAGTAAATGGGGCCAAGAGTATTTGTCTGGTCTTGAAAAATTCTATACTTTTCCTTCATCACAAATAATCTCTCAATTACCTGAACACGACCTGGAAGAGATGCAGAGATGTGAAGATCACCTTTCTGAAGATTTTGAATTCAACAACAATCTTCAATCTTGTGGGGTGGGCTATAGGGCCAAATACATCATTAAAGCAGCTGAAATGATTCAAAATGAAATAAATTTAGATAAATTGGCTAAAATGAGCTATGAAAATGCATTTGAAACCATTCTAGAACTGCCTGGGGTTGGCCCTAAAGTGGCAGACTGTATTTTGCTGTATGGTTTTGGTATGGGAGAAGCATTCCCCGTGGATGTATGGATAAAAAGAATAGTTTGTCACTTGTATTTTAATGGAAAAGATATTTCTGTTCCTAAAATAAGGGAATTTGGGATGGAAGAGTTCGGGGGATATGCTGGTTACACTCAGTTGTATCTGTTCCACTATGCCCGTAAATCAGGGCTTCTGGATAAATTAAAACCATCTAAAAAATAG
- a CDS encoding FAD-dependent oxidoreductase codes for MWKKVVVIESDRIVKDVTASTTAKISAHTFYSLQIPNIGEEKTKLYAKANMNAVETVAALVSEYDIDCDFRRVPCYFYTESEEEIDLFKSELEFIPKLGVPAEYTTDIPTSKSAKSGLVYKNQAEFHPRKYLMALASEIPGNGSYLFENTRFLDLKELITGEEDSKKLNEANSDNRNSKSNQYQVTTDQGSIYADNVVMASHFPVYDPDGLYNHLKITRSYILACYSNEEFPEAMFICVNPFNTYRSTPTKNGRLIIIAGEHQIVGEKNTRNCYRHLEKYVRDNFDIKSIEYHWVNQDNGTPDARPIIGETSQKGVYMATGFGGWGMTHGTTSARLITI; via the coding sequence ATCTGGAAAAAAGTGGTAGTAATAGAATCAGATAGGATTGTTAAAGACGTCACTGCATCTACTACGGCTAAAATCAGCGCCCATACTTTTTATTCTCTTCAAATACCAAACATAGGGGAAGAAAAAACTAAATTATATGCTAAGGCCAATATGAACGCAGTGGAAACAGTGGCTGCACTTGTTTCTGAGTACGATATTGATTGTGACTTTAGGAGAGTGCCCTGCTATTTTTATACAGAATCTGAAGAGGAAATTGATTTATTTAAATCAGAATTAGAATTTATTCCTAAATTAGGAGTACCTGCGGAATACACTACGGATATACCCACTTCTAAAAGTGCAAAATCAGGCTTAGTTTACAAAAATCAGGCGGAATTCCATCCTCGAAAATATTTAATGGCTCTGGCCAGTGAAATACCTGGAAATGGAAGCTATCTATTTGAAAATACGAGATTTTTAGATTTGAAAGAATTAATAACTGGAGAAGAGGATTCTAAAAAATTAAATGAAGCGAATTCCGATAATAGAAACTCTAAATCAAATCAATATCAGGTAACAACTGATCAAGGATCCATATATGCAGATAATGTGGTAATGGCTTCTCATTTTCCAGTATATGATCCGGATGGTCTTTATAATCATTTAAAAATAACCAGATCTTATATTCTGGCCTGTTATTCTAATGAAGAATTTCCAGAGGCCATGTTTATATGTGTAAATCCATTTAATACCTACCGTTCAACTCCCACTAAAAATGGTAGATTGATTATAATTGCCGGTGAACACCAGATTGTTGGAGAAAAAAATACTCGTAATTGCTATAGGCACCTGGAAAAATACGTTAGAGACAACTTTGATATTAAATCAATCGAATACCACTGGGTAAATCAAGATAATGGTACTCCAGATGCCCGCCCTATTATTGGTGAAACTTCTCAAAAAGGTGTTTATATGGCCACTGGCTTTGGTGGATGGGGCATGACGCACGGTACCACATCTGCTAGATTAATCACTATTTGA
- a CDS encoding aspartate aminotransferase family protein, producing the protein MNTQEIMDLDKKFVMQTYGRQPLALSHGKGAEVWDVEGKSYLDCFAGVAVNNIGHAHPKVALAICHQAQRMIHCSNVYYTQEQAELAQLLTQVSPHDRVFFANSGAEANEGAIKLARKYTGKGEIISTDNSFHGRTLATVTATGQDKYKEPFKPLPGGFKHVPYGDIQAMVDAISEETAAIILEPIQGEGGVIVPPEGYLQNVQNICRQRDVLLIMDEIQTGFGRTGEMFASTLFGVEPDITTIAKAMGGGYPIGAILANERIASAFEPGDHGSTFGGNPLGCAAAKAAIEVILDENLVHQSQELGAYFKANLEEMASKYEIVKEVRGKGLMIGIELTKNCGDVVIEAREQGVLVNCAADTVVRLLPPLIITKEQLDVVVNVLDAALAKMS; encoded by the coding sequence ATGAATACTCAGGAGATTATGGATTTAGATAAAAAATTCGTCATGCAAACTTACGGTCGCCAGCCTTTGGCTCTTTCGCATGGAAAAGGAGCTGAAGTGTGGGATGTAGAAGGAAAATCCTACTTGGACTGTTTTGCAGGAGTGGCAGTGAACAATATAGGCCATGCCCATCCTAAAGTGGCTTTGGCTATATGTCACCAGGCCCAGAGAATGATTCACTGTTCCAATGTCTACTACACTCAGGAACAGGCAGAATTAGCCCAGTTACTTACTCAAGTATCTCCCCATGATAGAGTATTCTTTGCCAATAGTGGCGCTGAGGCCAATGAAGGAGCCATAAAATTGGCCCGAAAATACACAGGAAAAGGCGAGATCATATCCACAGATAATTCTTTTCACGGACGTACTCTGGCCACAGTAACTGCTACTGGTCAGGATAAATATAAGGAACCATTTAAACCACTCCCTGGGGGATTTAAACATGTTCCTTATGGTGATATACAGGCCATGGTTGATGCTATAAGTGAAGAAACGGCAGCAATTATCTTGGAACCTATTCAGGGTGAAGGTGGAGTAATTGTACCTCCAGAAGGCTATCTGCAGAATGTACAAAATATTTGCCGCCAGAGAGATGTTTTATTGATTATGGATGAAATTCAGACGGGTTTTGGCCGTACTGGGGAAATGTTCGCTTCTACTTTATTTGGAGTGGAACCAGATATAACCACCATAGCCAAGGCCATGGGTGGCGGATATCCAATTGGAGCCATACTAGCCAATGAGAGAATAGCTTCTGCATTTGAACCGGGAGATCATGGATCAACATTTGGGGGGAATCCATTGGGTTGTGCTGCTGCTAAGGCTGCCATTGAGGTCATACTAGATGAAAATCTGGTTCACCAATCTCAAGAATTAGGGGCTTACTTTAAAGCAAATCTGGAAGAGATGGCTTCTAAATATGAAATTGTAAAAGAAGTACGGGGTAAAGGCCTTATGATAGGCATAGAACTCACTAAAAACTGTGGGGATGTGGTTATTGAGGCTCGGGAGCAAGGTGTTCTAGTAAACTGCGCTGCAGATACAGTAGTTCGATTATTGCCTCCATTAATAATTACTAAAGAACAGTTAGATGTAGTGGTAAATGTTTTGGATGCGGCTCTAGCTAAAATGTCTTAA
- a CDS encoding peptidylprolyl isomerase encodes MKKAVIETKKGNIELVLFEEDAPNTVANFEELANKGFYDGLTFHRVLPDFVIQGGCPKGNGTGGPGYTIKCEINENKHVRGAMSMAHAGKDTGGSQFFITHSPQPHLDGVHTVFGKVTNGMSVVNSIQEKDVMEKVRVTEE; translated from the coding sequence ATGAAAAAAGCTGTTATTGAAACTAAAAAAGGAAATATTGAACTGGTTCTGTTTGAAGAAGACGCTCCAAATACTGTGGCCAATTTTGAAGAACTAGCTAATAAAGGATTTTATGACGGATTAACTTTCCACCGAGTACTCCCTGATTTCGTTATCCAGGGTGGATGTCCTAAAGGAAACGGTACTGGAGGCCCAGGATACACCATAAAATGTGAAATAAACGAAAATAAGCATGTTAGAGGTGCTATGTCCATGGCCCATGCAGGTAAAGACACTGGAGGAAGCCAGTTCTTTATAACCCACTCCCCACAACCACACCTAGACGGAGTACATACTGTATTTGGTAAAGTCACCAATGGGATGAGTGTAGTCAATTCCATCCAAGAAAAGGATGTTATGGAAAAAGTAAGGGTTACTGAAGAATAG
- a CDS encoding GAF domain-containing protein — MRGNENSTENNLENAKNKILGMLDEYSLKEISDTVFEEVKVLTKSRNCYVAFVDPENKDSVGISFSHLTMGCQYYADLGEARFKIRKDGTYGGLLGYSLDTGESFFTHNPKNHPAAHGLPPGHEPVSQFLSVAVKNEDKILGQIVAANPEENYSYKHLKIAEEIANVYLTVLEQYYSGKINMR; from the coding sequence ATGCGGGGTAATGAAAATTCTACAGAAAATAATCTGGAAAATGCTAAAAATAAAATTTTAGGTATGCTAGATGAATATTCTTTGAAAGAAATTTCAGACACAGTATTTGAAGAAGTCAAGGTCCTTACTAAAAGTAGAAATTGTTATGTGGCTTTTGTTGATCCAGAAAATAAGGACAGTGTAGGTATTTCATTTTCTCACCTAACAATGGGATGCCAGTACTACGCGGATTTAGGAGAAGCAAGATTTAAAATTCGAAAGGATGGAACTTATGGTGGCCTTTTAGGATATTCTCTGGACACTGGAGAATCATTTTTTACTCACAATCCTAAAAATCACCCGGCAGCTCATGGTTTGCCTCCAGGACATGAACCTGTAAGTCAGTTTCTTTCAGTAGCAGTTAAAAATGAAGATAAGATTCTGGGACAGATAGTGGCGGCCAACCCTGAAGAAAATTATTCTTATAAACACCTTAAAATTGCTGAAGAAATAGCTAATGTGTATTTAACTGTTTTAGAGCAATATTATTCAGGTAAAATTAATATGAGGTAA